The Brevibacillus brevis genome contains a region encoding:
- a CDS encoding MogA/MoaB family molybdenum cofactor biosynthesis protein produces MSKWKVGVISASDSIARGDRVDDRMPIVRHLTREWLQVDVAVYRAVSDDMEDLQEHMIELVDREKCDLLIVTGGTGLSPRDVTPEVTAWVIDRPVPGLAEEMRRAGLKQSRRAMLTRAVAGTRGNSLIINLPGNPRGVEICFNAIGDMLSDALHILQGTGEANEDWGGLHW; encoded by the coding sequence GTGAGCAAATGGAAGGTAGGCGTTATTTCTGCAAGTGATTCGATTGCCAGAGGAGATCGTGTGGACGATCGTATGCCAATCGTTCGTCATCTGACAAGGGAATGGCTTCAAGTAGATGTCGCTGTATACCGTGCCGTTAGTGATGATATGGAAGATTTGCAAGAACATATGATTGAGCTCGTAGACCGCGAAAAATGCGATCTGTTGATTGTTACGGGTGGCACAGGACTTAGCCCGCGTGACGTTACGCCAGAAGTGACAGCGTGGGTCATTGACAGACCAGTCCCAGGCTTGGCCGAAGAAATGCGCCGTGCTGGTTTGAAGCAATCCCGCCGTGCGATGCTGACACGTGCAGTTGCGGGAACCAGGGGTAATTCGTTGATTATCAACCTCCCTGGTAATCCGAGAGGCGTAGAAATCTGTTTCAATGCGATTGGCGATATGCTGTCCGACGCTTTGCACATTTTGCAAGGGACGGGAGAAGCAAACGAAGATTGGGGAGGATTGCATTGGTAG
- a CDS encoding 5-formyltetrahydrofolate cyclo-ligase has product MDQKTNKKQLRSHILERRKSMSAKEREQFSREACDHLLSHERLADAKAIMAFHPFGDELDILPFLHEAKKRGQDIWLPLTNIAERRLIPYRYTGPEMLKQGVYGIWEPDPALAEEADVSHLDAIIVPGVAFDSKGGRMGYGGGYYDRFLATLKKLPFLVGVGFSIQVVEHVPLESHDVLLNAVVTEKGLLHF; this is encoded by the coding sequence ATGGACCAAAAAACGAATAAAAAACAGCTGCGAAGCCATATTTTGGAGAGACGCAAATCCATGTCTGCAAAGGAACGGGAGCAGTTTTCCAGAGAGGCATGCGATCATTTGCTGTCTCATGAAAGGCTGGCTGATGCCAAAGCAATCATGGCTTTCCATCCTTTTGGAGATGAACTGGATATTCTGCCCTTTCTACATGAGGCAAAAAAGCGAGGCCAAGACATATGGCTGCCGCTCACAAACATTGCCGAGAGACGTCTCATTCCTTATCGGTATACAGGCCCAGAAATGCTAAAGCAGGGAGTCTACGGAATTTGGGAGCCAGACCCTGCCTTGGCAGAGGAAGCGGACGTATCACACTTGGATGCGATCATTGTTCCAGGCGTTGCTTTTGACAGCAAGGGCGGGCGAATGGGGTATGGCGGTGGTTATTATGACCGTTTTCTGGCAACGCTGAAAAAGCTCCCGTTCTTGGTTGGAGTCGGCTTCTCTATTCAGGTCGTGGAGCATGTGCCCCTAGAGTCTCATGATGTTTTGCTGAATGCAGTTGTCACCGAAAAAGGTCTTCTGCATTTTTGA